A window of the Megalopta genalis isolate 19385.01 chromosome 2, iyMegGena1_principal, whole genome shotgun sequence genome harbors these coding sequences:
- the LOC117229973 gene encoding uncharacterized protein LOC117229973 isoform X1, translated as MTSKYGVSISWVLCRVCLRCPSLENQRRLPSVYSNTDKKNTRHNMPPDRPDASGVETGVGLNSTQVFSFGETVYTMKEEENASAFIETNSSDELHEDISMTEKSIEKNSQLDDDLTSLSWLHQQNLLKGLDIANPPKDIKNENVLNNNVCDDPADFSENTNSISSLDDGYCPDNNGKINNSTSHSHSQNFQHANKNGQKSMQIFQESVKNHYNSSQNNQTKISLSNNNLPVSNRNKHPTHIPYDPHLHRNSKPPYSFSCLIFMAIEDSPVKALPVKEVYAWILDHFPYFRNAPTGWKNSVRHNLSLNKCFRKVEKAPNLGKGSLWMVDAQYRPNLIQALSRAPFPPPTAQTLSSPEKPPRKNTSTRLPDPILFPYLSKRLASSNISDNTETEVDSDVDAAAAAMLSFKHGPIILNHNKDRKRKLPESEKWIPVITRSSSEDHTYSCITTVKRESRYPSEETNSDFDEQRKIAEGADALLNLAGVTTALNHPRTPHVQGISPAPKSEGTSKPKKRSAPNDYSNSPEKRRKHWPKWSEGKRYLKQII; from the exons ATGACGTCAAAATATGGCGTCTCAATCAGCTGGGTGTTGTGTAGAGTGTGCTTGAGATGCCCGTCTTTAGAAAACCAACGAAGACTGCCGTCTGTCTACTCGAATAC TGACAAAAAAAATACTAGACACAATATGCCACCAGATAGACCAGACGCATCGGGAGTAGAAACTGGAGTAGGACTGAATAGCACCCAGGTATTCAGTTTCGGAGAAACAGTATACACCATGAAGGAAGAAGAAAATGCAAGTGCTTTTATAGAGACAAATTCATCTGATGAACTTCACGAAGACATTTCGATGACCGAAAAGTCTATAGAAAAGAACAGTCAGTTAgacgatgatttaacttccttAAGTTGGCTCCATCAGCAGAATTTATTGAAGGGGCTGGATATTGCGAATCCTCCCAAAGACATAAAAAATGAGAATGTATTGAATAATAATGTATGCGATGATCCTGCGGACTTTTCTGAAAACACAAACTCCATTTCAAGCCTAGACGACGGTTATTGTCCAG ATAATAACGGCAAGATAAACAATTCAACGTCGCACAGTCATAGTCagaattttcagcatgcaaatAAGAATGGTCAAAAGTCGATGCAAATATTTCAGGAATCGGTAAAAAATCATTACAATTCCTCGCAAAATAATCAAACGAAGATTTCCTTGAGCAACAACAATCTGCCGGTTTCAAATCGGAACAAGCATCCTACACATATACCATACGATCCCCATTTGCACAGAAACAGCAAACCCCCATACTCATTTTCCTGTTTAATTTTCATGGCTATTGAAGATAGCCCTGTAAAAGCCCTACCAGTCAAGGAAGTGTATGCTTGGATATTGGATCATTTTCCATATTTTAGGAACGCTCCCACTGGATGGAAAAATTCTGTAAGACATAATCTAAGCTTGAATAAATGTTTTCGTAAAGTGGAGAAAGCGCCG AATTTGGGCAAAGGTTCGTTATGGATGGTAGACGCTCAGTATCGACCAAATTTAATACAGGCATTGTCTCGTGCTCCCTTCCCGCCTCCTACTGCTCAAACTTTGTCTTCCCCAGAAAAACCGCCGAGAAAGAACACAAGCACACGGCTTCCAGATCCTATTCTCTTCCCGTACCTCTCCAAAAGACTGGCATCAAGCAACATTTCCGATAATACAGAAACAGAAGTAGACAGCGACGTAGACGCAGCTGCCGCTGCTATGCTTTCTTTCAAACATGGACCTATTATTTTAAATCATAACAAAG ATCGTAAGCGAAAATTACCAGAATCGGAGAAATGGATTCCAGTAATCACTAGGAGTTCTAGTGAAGATCATACATACAGTTGCATCACTACGGTGAAACGAGAAAG CAGATACCCAAGCGAAGAAACGAATTCGGATTTCGATGAGCAACGGAAGATAGCAGAGGGTGCAGATGCGCTTTTAAATTTAGCAGGCGTGACAACGGCGCTGAATCACCCTAGAACGCCTCACGTACAAGGTATTAGCCCAGCACCAAAGTCGGAGGGTACGTCGAAACCGAAGAAACGTTCGGCTCCAAACGATTACTCGAACTCGCCGGAAAAAAGGCGTAAACATTGGCCAAAGTGGAGCGAAGGAAAGCGGTATTTAaaacaaattatataa
- the LOC117229973 gene encoding uncharacterized protein LOC117229973 isoform X3, translated as MPPDRPDASGVETGVGLNSTQVFSFGETVYTMKEEENASAFIETNSSDELHEDISMTEKSIEKNSQLDDDLTSLSWLHQQNLLKGLDIANPPKDIKNENVLNNNVCDDPADFSENTNSISSLDDGYCPDNNGKINNSTSHSHSQNFQHANKNGQKSMQIFQESVKNHYNSSQNNQTKISLSNNNLPVSNRNKHPTHIPYDPHLHRNSKPPYSFSCLIFMAIEDSPVKALPVKEVYAWILDHFPYFRNAPTGWKNSVRHNLSLNKCFRKVEKAPNLGKGSLWMVDAQYRPNLIQALSRAPFPPPTAQTLSSPEKPPRKNTSTRLPDPILFPYLSKRLASSNISDNTETEVDSDVDAAAAAMLSFKHGPIILNHNKDRKRKLPESEKWIPVITRSSSEDHTYSCITTVKRESRYPSEETNSDFDEQRKIAEGADALLNLAGVTTALNHPRTPHVQGISPAPKSEGTSKPKKRSAPNDYSNSPEKRRKHWPKWSEGKRYLKQII; from the exons ATGCCACCAGATAGACCAGACGCATCGGGAGTAGAAACTGGAGTAGGACTGAATAGCACCCAGGTATTCAGTTTCGGAGAAACAGTATACACCATGAAGGAAGAAGAAAATGCAAGTGCTTTTATAGAGACAAATTCATCTGATGAACTTCACGAAGACATTTCGATGACCGAAAAGTCTATAGAAAAGAACAGTCAGTTAgacgatgatttaacttccttAAGTTGGCTCCATCAGCAGAATTTATTGAAGGGGCTGGATATTGCGAATCCTCCCAAAGACATAAAAAATGAGAATGTATTGAATAATAATGTATGCGATGATCCTGCGGACTTTTCTGAAAACACAAACTCCATTTCAAGCCTAGACGACGGTTATTGTCCAG ATAATAACGGCAAGATAAACAATTCAACGTCGCACAGTCATAGTCagaattttcagcatgcaaatAAGAATGGTCAAAAGTCGATGCAAATATTTCAGGAATCGGTAAAAAATCATTACAATTCCTCGCAAAATAATCAAACGAAGATTTCCTTGAGCAACAACAATCTGCCGGTTTCAAATCGGAACAAGCATCCTACACATATACCATACGATCCCCATTTGCACAGAAACAGCAAACCCCCATACTCATTTTCCTGTTTAATTTTCATGGCTATTGAAGATAGCCCTGTAAAAGCCCTACCAGTCAAGGAAGTGTATGCTTGGATATTGGATCATTTTCCATATTTTAGGAACGCTCCCACTGGATGGAAAAATTCTGTAAGACATAATCTAAGCTTGAATAAATGTTTTCGTAAAGTGGAGAAAGCGCCG AATTTGGGCAAAGGTTCGTTATGGATGGTAGACGCTCAGTATCGACCAAATTTAATACAGGCATTGTCTCGTGCTCCCTTCCCGCCTCCTACTGCTCAAACTTTGTCTTCCCCAGAAAAACCGCCGAGAAAGAACACAAGCACACGGCTTCCAGATCCTATTCTCTTCCCGTACCTCTCCAAAAGACTGGCATCAAGCAACATTTCCGATAATACAGAAACAGAAGTAGACAGCGACGTAGACGCAGCTGCCGCTGCTATGCTTTCTTTCAAACATGGACCTATTATTTTAAATCATAACAAAG ATCGTAAGCGAAAATTACCAGAATCGGAGAAATGGATTCCAGTAATCACTAGGAGTTCTAGTGAAGATCATACATACAGTTGCATCACTACGGTGAAACGAGAAAG CAGATACCCAAGCGAAGAAACGAATTCGGATTTCGATGAGCAACGGAAGATAGCAGAGGGTGCAGATGCGCTTTTAAATTTAGCAGGCGTGACAACGGCGCTGAATCACCCTAGAACGCCTCACGTACAAGGTATTAGCCCAGCACCAAAGTCGGAGGGTACGTCGAAACCGAAGAAACGTTCGGCTCCAAACGATTACTCGAACTCGCCGGAAAAAAGGCGTAAACATTGGCCAAAGTGGAGCGAAGGAAAGCGGTATTTAaaacaaattatataa
- the LOC117229973 gene encoding uncharacterized protein LOC117229973 isoform X2: MTSKYGVSISWVLCRVCLRCPSLENQRRLPSVYSNTDKKNTRHNMPPDRPDASGVETGVGLNSTQVFSFGETVYTMKEEENASAFIETNSSDELHEDISMTEKSIEKNSQLDDDLTSLSWLHQQNLLKGLDIANPPKDIKNENVLNNNVCDDPADFSENTNSISSLDDGYCPDNNGKINNSTSHSHSQNFQHANKNGQKSMQIFQESVKNHYNSSQNNQTKISLSNNNLPVSNRNKHPTHIPYDPHLHRNSKPPYSFSCLIFMAIEDSPVKALPVKEVYAWILDHFPYFRNAPTGWKNSVRHNLSLNKCFRKVEKAPNLGKGSLWMVDAQYRPNLIQALSRAPFPPPTAQTLSSPEKPPRKNTSTRLPDPILFPYLSKRLASSNISDNTETEVDSDVDAAAAAMLSFKHGPIILNHNKDRKRKLPESEKWIPVITRSSSEDHTYSCITTVKRERYPSEETNSDFDEQRKIAEGADALLNLAGVTTALNHPRTPHVQGISPAPKSEGTSKPKKRSAPNDYSNSPEKRRKHWPKWSEGKRYLKQII, translated from the exons ATGACGTCAAAATATGGCGTCTCAATCAGCTGGGTGTTGTGTAGAGTGTGCTTGAGATGCCCGTCTTTAGAAAACCAACGAAGACTGCCGTCTGTCTACTCGAATAC TGACAAAAAAAATACTAGACACAATATGCCACCAGATAGACCAGACGCATCGGGAGTAGAAACTGGAGTAGGACTGAATAGCACCCAGGTATTCAGTTTCGGAGAAACAGTATACACCATGAAGGAAGAAGAAAATGCAAGTGCTTTTATAGAGACAAATTCATCTGATGAACTTCACGAAGACATTTCGATGACCGAAAAGTCTATAGAAAAGAACAGTCAGTTAgacgatgatttaacttccttAAGTTGGCTCCATCAGCAGAATTTATTGAAGGGGCTGGATATTGCGAATCCTCCCAAAGACATAAAAAATGAGAATGTATTGAATAATAATGTATGCGATGATCCTGCGGACTTTTCTGAAAACACAAACTCCATTTCAAGCCTAGACGACGGTTATTGTCCAG ATAATAACGGCAAGATAAACAATTCAACGTCGCACAGTCATAGTCagaattttcagcatgcaaatAAGAATGGTCAAAAGTCGATGCAAATATTTCAGGAATCGGTAAAAAATCATTACAATTCCTCGCAAAATAATCAAACGAAGATTTCCTTGAGCAACAACAATCTGCCGGTTTCAAATCGGAACAAGCATCCTACACATATACCATACGATCCCCATTTGCACAGAAACAGCAAACCCCCATACTCATTTTCCTGTTTAATTTTCATGGCTATTGAAGATAGCCCTGTAAAAGCCCTACCAGTCAAGGAAGTGTATGCTTGGATATTGGATCATTTTCCATATTTTAGGAACGCTCCCACTGGATGGAAAAATTCTGTAAGACATAATCTAAGCTTGAATAAATGTTTTCGTAAAGTGGAGAAAGCGCCG AATTTGGGCAAAGGTTCGTTATGGATGGTAGACGCTCAGTATCGACCAAATTTAATACAGGCATTGTCTCGTGCTCCCTTCCCGCCTCCTACTGCTCAAACTTTGTCTTCCCCAGAAAAACCGCCGAGAAAGAACACAAGCACACGGCTTCCAGATCCTATTCTCTTCCCGTACCTCTCCAAAAGACTGGCATCAAGCAACATTTCCGATAATACAGAAACAGAAGTAGACAGCGACGTAGACGCAGCTGCCGCTGCTATGCTTTCTTTCAAACATGGACCTATTATTTTAAATCATAACAAAG ATCGTAAGCGAAAATTACCAGAATCGGAGAAATGGATTCCAGTAATCACTAGGAGTTCTAGTGAAGATCATACATACAGTTGCATCACTACGGTGAAACGAGAAAG ATACCCAAGCGAAGAAACGAATTCGGATTTCGATGAGCAACGGAAGATAGCAGAGGGTGCAGATGCGCTTTTAAATTTAGCAGGCGTGACAACGGCGCTGAATCACCCTAGAACGCCTCACGTACAAGGTATTAGCCCAGCACCAAAGTCGGAGGGTACGTCGAAACCGAAGAAACGTTCGGCTCCAAACGATTACTCGAACTCGCCGGAAAAAAGGCGTAAACATTGGCCAAAGTGGAGCGAAGGAAAGCGGTATTTAaaacaaattatataa
- the LOC117229968 gene encoding zinc finger FYVE domain-containing protein 1 isoform X2 has translation MSALSRERFEATGPAIMESLDSISICNREVHRSNNNIISSNGLQTPCHTYRSKSFLLIDEQENLMVSNAEQFVKKLNCDQRDLKVKVVSIFGNTGDGKSHTLNQTFFRGEEVFKTSNDQNSCTLGVWAAFDPALKVICLDTEGLLGISTYKNDQTRLLLKVFAVSDIVLYRTPIERLNRNFFTFLGAVSKAYNHYFKTALQPIGQREGVVNSLKTWGPSIIVLHETRYTKPLAYDGTETAEDILKKRFAELKLKTEAFSSVKYVGLQTTNFTADYEPLYVAIKKELNNSTVRYGRHPNLVYNTLKILNDKLSEEISDYSKCLLSDQCFTCPVKCLSCECRCANSMGHLREGIPHNSDSRCRYQHQYENLVYVCKKCHSNGNEVRVTKRIQTQTDNSWYGLVSYAWAGDVIECPYCGEVYRSRQYWYGNKDPKEEFAGRTEIRHVWDMANHSVSLQNTAQKVIDGVSYISGAVSNVSLQPTKALSAWVADQVAPSYWRPNNEIKCCHNCKIVFGSTDTKHHCRACGEGFCSPCSSKRKSVPHRNWHTPVRVCDNCYAKDTTCNDEVSNTTDDVSARKVSEHVVSTLSAVGTVINYSKSLIKDSVRPLYWTPDSEVISCCICDKKFSVSIPLHHCRDCGRGVCQDCSQNSKPVPYRGWEKPVRICDFCVNKKVD, from the exons ATGAGTGCATTATCAAGAGAACGATTCGAAGCGACTGGACCGGCCATTATGGAGAGTTTGGACAGCATAAGCATTTGCAATAGGGAAGTGCATCGTTCCAACAACAATATAATTTCTTCGAACGGATTGCAAACACCATGCCACACTTATCGATCGAAAAGTTTCTTATTGATCGATGAACAAGAAAATCTTATGGTTTCTAATGCAGAACAGTTTGTGAAAAAATTGAATTGTGACCAGAGGGATTTGAAAGTAAAGGTGGTATCTATTTTTGGAAATACAGGTGATGGAAAGAGTCATACGTTGAATCAGACATTTTTCAGAGGGGAAGAAGTGTTTAAAACCTCAAATGATCAGAATTCTTGTACGTTAGGTGTCTGGGCTGCATTTGATCCAGCCCTTAAAGTGATTTGTTTAGATACAGAAGGTTTGCTAG gTATTTCAACTTACAAAAATGACCAAACGAGGTTACTGCTTAAAGTTTTTGCTGTATCTGATATCGTACTGTACAGAACACCGATTGAAAGACTGAATAGGAACTTTTTCACATTTCTTGGTGCTGTCTCTAAAGCGTATAATCATTATTTTAAAACTGCTTTGCAACCAATAGGACAGAGAGAAGGTGTTGTAAACTCCTTAAAAACATGGGGACCAAGTATTATAGTACTACATGAAACTAGATACACCAAGCCTCTGGCTTATG ATGGGACAGAAACTGCGGAAGACATTCTTAAAAAACGATTTGCTGAACTGAAGCTGAAAACAGAAGCTTTCAGTTCTGTGAAATACGTTGGTCTGCAAACGACGAATTTCACAGCTGATTATGAGCCATTGTACGTCGCTATAAAAAAAGAATTGAATAACTCAACCGTTCGATACGGCAGGCATCCAAATTTAGTTTACAATACGTTAAAGATTTTGAACGACAAACTTTCCGAGGAAATCAGCGACTACTCCAAATGTTTATTATCTGATCAATGTTTTACTTGCCCCGTTAAGTGTCTCAGCTGTGAGTGTAGATGCGCTAACAGCATGGGTCATCTTCGAGAGGGAATACCACACAATAGCGACTCTAG GTGTCGATATCAACATCAATATGAAAATCTAGTATATGTATGTAAAAAATGTCACAGTAATGGAAACGAAGTGCGAGTCACGAAACGTATCCAAACACAAACTGATAATAGTTGGTATGGTTTAGTTAGTTATGCTTGGGCAGGGGATGTGATAGAGTGCCCCTATTGTGGAGAGGTCTATAGAAGTCGACAGTATTGGTATGGCAATAAAGACCCAAAAGAAGAATTCGCCGGGCGCACGGAAATTAGACATGTGTGGGATATG gCAAATCATTCTGTAAGTTTACAAAACACAGCGCAAAAGGTAATTGATGGTGTGTCGTACATTAGCGGAGCTGTGAGTAACGTTTCGTTACAACCGACGAAAGCTTTGTCCGCATGGGTTGCTGATCAAGTAGCACCATCATACTGGAGACCTAACAACGAGATCAAGTGTTGTCATAACTGTAAAATCGTGTTCGGATCAACGGATACGAAGCATCATTGTCGAGCATGCGGCGAAGGTTTCTGTTCACCCTGTTCGTCCAAAAGAAAAAGTGTTCCGCATAGAAACTGGCACACGCCGGTCCGTGTCTGTGATAACTGTTATGCTAAAGATACTACTTGTAATGATGAAGTTTCGAATACGACAGACGACGTGAGCGCTAGAAAGGTCTCAGAACACGTTGTCTCTACCCTAAGCGCAGTAGGAACAGTTATAAACTATTCGAAAT CGCTTATAAAGGACAGCGTCCGACCATTATATTGGACTCCCGATTCGGAAGTGATCAGTTGTTGTATATGCGATAAAAAATTTTCTGTCTCCATTCCGTTGCATCACTGCAGAGATTGTGGACGTGGAGTATGTCAAGACTGTTCGCAAAATAGCAAACCTGTACCCTATAGGGGATGGGAAAAACCGGTTCGCATTTGTGACTTTTGCGTAAACAAAAAGGTGGATTAA
- the LOC117229968 gene encoding zinc finger FYVE domain-containing protein 1 isoform X1, whose protein sequence is MFTKLQPNACMFVLFFFCYMPLHSNTSFRFIEVALHNCIMSALSRERFEATGPAIMESLDSISICNREVHRSNNNIISSNGLQTPCHTYRSKSFLLIDEQENLMVSNAEQFVKKLNCDQRDLKVKVVSIFGNTGDGKSHTLNQTFFRGEEVFKTSNDQNSCTLGVWAAFDPALKVICLDTEGLLGISTYKNDQTRLLLKVFAVSDIVLYRTPIERLNRNFFTFLGAVSKAYNHYFKTALQPIGQREGVVNSLKTWGPSIIVLHETRYTKPLAYDGTETAEDILKKRFAELKLKTEAFSSVKYVGLQTTNFTADYEPLYVAIKKELNNSTVRYGRHPNLVYNTLKILNDKLSEEISDYSKCLLSDQCFTCPVKCLSCECRCANSMGHLREGIPHNSDSRCRYQHQYENLVYVCKKCHSNGNEVRVTKRIQTQTDNSWYGLVSYAWAGDVIECPYCGEVYRSRQYWYGNKDPKEEFAGRTEIRHVWDMANHSVSLQNTAQKVIDGVSYISGAVSNVSLQPTKALSAWVADQVAPSYWRPNNEIKCCHNCKIVFGSTDTKHHCRACGEGFCSPCSSKRKSVPHRNWHTPVRVCDNCYAKDTTCNDEVSNTTDDVSARKVSEHVVSTLSAVGTVINYSKSLIKDSVRPLYWTPDSEVISCCICDKKFSVSIPLHHCRDCGRGVCQDCSQNSKPVPYRGWEKPVRICDFCVNKKVD, encoded by the exons ATGTTTACAAAACTGCAACCCAACGCATGTATGTTTGTTCTGTTTTTCTTTTGTTATATGCCGTTGCACAGTAACACATCGTTCCGCTTCATTG AAGTAGCATTGCATAACTGCATTATGAGTGCATTATCAAGAGAACGATTCGAAGCGACTGGACCGGCCATTATGGAGAGTTTGGACAGCATAAGCATTTGCAATAGGGAAGTGCATCGTTCCAACAACAATATAATTTCTTCGAACGGATTGCAAACACCATGCCACACTTATCGATCGAAAAGTTTCTTATTGATCGATGAACAAGAAAATCTTATGGTTTCTAATGCAGAACAGTTTGTGAAAAAATTGAATTGTGACCAGAGGGATTTGAAAGTAAAGGTGGTATCTATTTTTGGAAATACAGGTGATGGAAAGAGTCATACGTTGAATCAGACATTTTTCAGAGGGGAAGAAGTGTTTAAAACCTCAAATGATCAGAATTCTTGTACGTTAGGTGTCTGGGCTGCATTTGATCCAGCCCTTAAAGTGATTTGTTTAGATACAGAAGGTTTGCTAG gTATTTCAACTTACAAAAATGACCAAACGAGGTTACTGCTTAAAGTTTTTGCTGTATCTGATATCGTACTGTACAGAACACCGATTGAAAGACTGAATAGGAACTTTTTCACATTTCTTGGTGCTGTCTCTAAAGCGTATAATCATTATTTTAAAACTGCTTTGCAACCAATAGGACAGAGAGAAGGTGTTGTAAACTCCTTAAAAACATGGGGACCAAGTATTATAGTACTACATGAAACTAGATACACCAAGCCTCTGGCTTATG ATGGGACAGAAACTGCGGAAGACATTCTTAAAAAACGATTTGCTGAACTGAAGCTGAAAACAGAAGCTTTCAGTTCTGTGAAATACGTTGGTCTGCAAACGACGAATTTCACAGCTGATTATGAGCCATTGTACGTCGCTATAAAAAAAGAATTGAATAACTCAACCGTTCGATACGGCAGGCATCCAAATTTAGTTTACAATACGTTAAAGATTTTGAACGACAAACTTTCCGAGGAAATCAGCGACTACTCCAAATGTTTATTATCTGATCAATGTTTTACTTGCCCCGTTAAGTGTCTCAGCTGTGAGTGTAGATGCGCTAACAGCATGGGTCATCTTCGAGAGGGAATACCACACAATAGCGACTCTAG GTGTCGATATCAACATCAATATGAAAATCTAGTATATGTATGTAAAAAATGTCACAGTAATGGAAACGAAGTGCGAGTCACGAAACGTATCCAAACACAAACTGATAATAGTTGGTATGGTTTAGTTAGTTATGCTTGGGCAGGGGATGTGATAGAGTGCCCCTATTGTGGAGAGGTCTATAGAAGTCGACAGTATTGGTATGGCAATAAAGACCCAAAAGAAGAATTCGCCGGGCGCACGGAAATTAGACATGTGTGGGATATG gCAAATCATTCTGTAAGTTTACAAAACACAGCGCAAAAGGTAATTGATGGTGTGTCGTACATTAGCGGAGCTGTGAGTAACGTTTCGTTACAACCGACGAAAGCTTTGTCCGCATGGGTTGCTGATCAAGTAGCACCATCATACTGGAGACCTAACAACGAGATCAAGTGTTGTCATAACTGTAAAATCGTGTTCGGATCAACGGATACGAAGCATCATTGTCGAGCATGCGGCGAAGGTTTCTGTTCACCCTGTTCGTCCAAAAGAAAAAGTGTTCCGCATAGAAACTGGCACACGCCGGTCCGTGTCTGTGATAACTGTTATGCTAAAGATACTACTTGTAATGATGAAGTTTCGAATACGACAGACGACGTGAGCGCTAGAAAGGTCTCAGAACACGTTGTCTCTACCCTAAGCGCAGTAGGAACAGTTATAAACTATTCGAAAT CGCTTATAAAGGACAGCGTCCGACCATTATATTGGACTCCCGATTCGGAAGTGATCAGTTGTTGTATATGCGATAAAAAATTTTCTGTCTCCATTCCGTTGCATCACTGCAGAGATTGTGGACGTGGAGTATGTCAAGACTGTTCGCAAAATAGCAAACCTGTACCCTATAGGGGATGGGAAAAACCGGTTCGCATTTGTGACTTTTGCGTAAACAAAAAGGTGGATTAA